One genomic segment of Chelonia mydas isolate rCheMyd1 chromosome 1, rCheMyd1.pri.v2, whole genome shotgun sequence includes these proteins:
- the CASP2 gene encoding caspase-2 isoform X3 has product MVGWDCWLGCLGASWMNEGVLSRMLGTCGMQRCHQEVLKKNRVSLAKQLVLKELLEHLIEKDVITIEMMETIQAKAGSFSQNVELLNLLPKRGPTAFSAFCEALRETKQQHLEEMLLNAIPSLSNGISRLGQGYESSVPFPVRESCFSPKRPRRIRELMEHSLDNGDGPPYVLVKPCTPEFYYAHQRLSYKLISQPRGLALVLSNMHFSSEKDLEFRSGGDVDYTALEMLFKHLGYRVTVLHDQTVPEMQEALQMFSQLPAHRDVDSCIVALLSHGIEGGIYGVDGKLLQLQEIFRLFDNANCPNLQNKPKMFFIQACRGGVSRTHIHLPAATASVVL; this is encoded by the exons ATGGTGGGGTGGGACTGCTGGCTGGGCTGTCTCGGTGCCAGCTGGATGAACGAGGGTGTTCTTTCTAG GATGCTGGGTACATGTGGCATGCAACGGTGTCACCAAGAGGTGCTAAAGAAGAACCGGGTGTCACTGGCAAAGCAGCTGGTGTTGAAGGAGTTGCTGGAGCATCTGATAGAGAAGGACGTTATCACCATAGAAATGATGGAAACTATACAG GCTAAGGCTGGGAGCTTCAGCCAAAATGTAGAGTTACTCAATCTGCTGCCCAAGAGGGGCCCCACAGCCTTCTCAGCCTTCTGTGAAGCTCTGCGAGAAACCAAACAGCAGCACCTAGAGGAAATGCTCTTGAACGCCATACCCAGCCTGAGCAATGGGATTTCAAGG CTGGGCCAAGGTTACGAGTCAAGTGTTCCGTTCCCAGTTCGTGAATCCTGCTTCTCACCAAAGAGACCACGCCGGATTCGTG AGCTGATGGAGCATTCCTTGGATAATGGAGATGGTCCTCCTTACGTTCTGGTGAAGCCATGCACCCCAGAATTCTATTATGCTCACCAGCGCTTG TCATATAAGTTGATATCACAGCCCCGGGGCCTGGCACTTGTGCTCAGCAACATGCATTTCAGCAGTGAGAAGGACCTGGAGTTCCGTTCGGGTGGAGATGTGGATTACACTGCTCTGGAGATGCTCTTCAAGCACCTTGGCTACAGGGTGACTGTCCTGCATGATCAAACTGTGCCG GAGATGCAGGAGGCATTGCAGATGTTCTCTCAGCTGCCAGCTCACCGAGATGTGGATTCCTGCATTGTGGCCCTACTCTCGCATGGCATCGAGGGTGGGATCTATGGAGTTGATGGCAAGTTACTGCAG TTGCAGGAGATTTTCAGGCTCTTTGATAATGCAAACTGCCCAAATCTCCAGAACAAGCCCAAAATGTTCTTTATTCAGGCCTGTCGTGGAG GTGTAAGCAGAACCCACATTCACCTCCCTGCTGCCACAGCCTCTGTTGTTCTGTAA
- the CASP2 gene encoding caspase-2 isoform X2, with protein sequence MLGTCGMQRCHQEVLKKNRVSLAKQLVLKELLEHLIEKDVITIEMMETIQAKAGSFSQNVELLNLLPKRGPTAFSAFCEALRETKQQHLEEMLLNAIPSLSNGISRLGQGYESSVPFPVRESCFSPKRPRRIRELMEHSLDNGDGPPYVLVKPCTPEFYYAHQRLSYKLISQPRGLALVLSNMHFSSEKDLEFRSGGDVDYTALEMLFKHLGYRVTVLHDQTVPEMQEALQMFSQLPAHRDVDSCIVALLSHGIEGGIYGVDGKLLQLQEIFRLFDNANCPNLQNKPKMFFIQACRGDETDRGVDQRDGKERSDSPGCEESDANKEENPRLRLPTRSDMICGYACLKGTAAMRNTKRGSWYIEALTSVFAEDSQNMHVADMLVKVNRLIKQREGYAPGTEFHRCKEMSEYCSTLCQDLYLFPGYVPRN encoded by the exons ATGCTGGGTACATGTGGCATGCAACGGTGTCACCAAGAGGTGCTAAAGAAGAACCGGGTGTCACTGGCAAAGCAGCTGGTGTTGAAGGAGTTGCTGGAGCATCTGATAGAGAAGGACGTTATCACCATAGAAATGATGGAAACTATACAG GCTAAGGCTGGGAGCTTCAGCCAAAATGTAGAGTTACTCAATCTGCTGCCCAAGAGGGGCCCCACAGCCTTCTCAGCCTTCTGTGAAGCTCTGCGAGAAACCAAACAGCAGCACCTAGAGGAAATGCTCTTGAACGCCATACCCAGCCTGAGCAATGGGATTTCAAGG CTGGGCCAAGGTTACGAGTCAAGTGTTCCGTTCCCAGTTCGTGAATCCTGCTTCTCACCAAAGAGACCACGCCGGATTCGTG AGCTGATGGAGCATTCCTTGGATAATGGAGATGGTCCTCCTTACGTTCTGGTGAAGCCATGCACCCCAGAATTCTATTATGCTCACCAGCGCTTG TCATATAAGTTGATATCACAGCCCCGGGGCCTGGCACTTGTGCTCAGCAACATGCATTTCAGCAGTGAGAAGGACCTGGAGTTCCGTTCGGGTGGAGATGTGGATTACACTGCTCTGGAGATGCTCTTCAAGCACCTTGGCTACAGGGTGACTGTCCTGCATGATCAAACTGTGCCG GAGATGCAGGAGGCATTGCAGATGTTCTCTCAGCTGCCAGCTCACCGAGATGTGGATTCCTGCATTGTGGCCCTACTCTCGCATGGCATCGAGGGTGGGATCTATGGAGTTGATGGCAAGTTACTGCAG TTGCAGGAGATTTTCAGGCTCTTTGATAATGCAAACTGCCCAAATCTCCAGAACAAGCCCAAAATGTTCTTTATTCAGGCCTGTCGTGGAG ATGAGACAGACCGGGGAGTGGATCAGAGGGATGGGAAAGAGCGCTCTGACTCTCCAGGCTGCGAGGAGAGTGATGCCAACAAAGAGGAGAATCCCAGGCTGCGTTTGCCCACACGTTCTGATATGATCTGTGGCTATGCCTGTCTGAAAG GCACAGCTGCCATGAGAAATACCAAGCGTGGATCCTGGTATATTGAGGCTCTCACCTCTGTGTTTGCTGAGGATTCTCAAAACATGCATGTGGCTGACATGTTGGTGAAG GTGAATAGACTGATCAAGCAGCGAGAAGGCTATGCCCCTGGCACAGAGTTCCACCGATGTAAGGAGATGTCAGAGTACTGTAGCACACTCTGCCAAGACCTTTATCTGTTCCCTGGCTATGTTCCTAGGAACTAA
- the CASP2 gene encoding caspase-2 isoform X1, translating into MVGWDCWLGCLGASWMNEGVLSRMLGTCGMQRCHQEVLKKNRVSLAKQLVLKELLEHLIEKDVITIEMMETIQAKAGSFSQNVELLNLLPKRGPTAFSAFCEALRETKQQHLEEMLLNAIPSLSNGISRLGQGYESSVPFPVRESCFSPKRPRRIRELMEHSLDNGDGPPYVLVKPCTPEFYYAHQRLSYKLISQPRGLALVLSNMHFSSEKDLEFRSGGDVDYTALEMLFKHLGYRVTVLHDQTVPEMQEALQMFSQLPAHRDVDSCIVALLSHGIEGGIYGVDGKLLQLQEIFRLFDNANCPNLQNKPKMFFIQACRGDETDRGVDQRDGKERSDSPGCEESDANKEENPRLRLPTRSDMICGYACLKGTAAMRNTKRGSWYIEALTSVFAEDSQNMHVADMLVKVNRLIKQREGYAPGTEFHRCKEMSEYCSTLCQDLYLFPGYVPRN; encoded by the exons ATGGTGGGGTGGGACTGCTGGCTGGGCTGTCTCGGTGCCAGCTGGATGAACGAGGGTGTTCTTTCTAG GATGCTGGGTACATGTGGCATGCAACGGTGTCACCAAGAGGTGCTAAAGAAGAACCGGGTGTCACTGGCAAAGCAGCTGGTGTTGAAGGAGTTGCTGGAGCATCTGATAGAGAAGGACGTTATCACCATAGAAATGATGGAAACTATACAG GCTAAGGCTGGGAGCTTCAGCCAAAATGTAGAGTTACTCAATCTGCTGCCCAAGAGGGGCCCCACAGCCTTCTCAGCCTTCTGTGAAGCTCTGCGAGAAACCAAACAGCAGCACCTAGAGGAAATGCTCTTGAACGCCATACCCAGCCTGAGCAATGGGATTTCAAGG CTGGGCCAAGGTTACGAGTCAAGTGTTCCGTTCCCAGTTCGTGAATCCTGCTTCTCACCAAAGAGACCACGCCGGATTCGTG AGCTGATGGAGCATTCCTTGGATAATGGAGATGGTCCTCCTTACGTTCTGGTGAAGCCATGCACCCCAGAATTCTATTATGCTCACCAGCGCTTG TCATATAAGTTGATATCACAGCCCCGGGGCCTGGCACTTGTGCTCAGCAACATGCATTTCAGCAGTGAGAAGGACCTGGAGTTCCGTTCGGGTGGAGATGTGGATTACACTGCTCTGGAGATGCTCTTCAAGCACCTTGGCTACAGGGTGACTGTCCTGCATGATCAAACTGTGCCG GAGATGCAGGAGGCATTGCAGATGTTCTCTCAGCTGCCAGCTCACCGAGATGTGGATTCCTGCATTGTGGCCCTACTCTCGCATGGCATCGAGGGTGGGATCTATGGAGTTGATGGCAAGTTACTGCAG TTGCAGGAGATTTTCAGGCTCTTTGATAATGCAAACTGCCCAAATCTCCAGAACAAGCCCAAAATGTTCTTTATTCAGGCCTGTCGTGGAG ATGAGACAGACCGGGGAGTGGATCAGAGGGATGGGAAAGAGCGCTCTGACTCTCCAGGCTGCGAGGAGAGTGATGCCAACAAAGAGGAGAATCCCAGGCTGCGTTTGCCCACACGTTCTGATATGATCTGTGGCTATGCCTGTCTGAAAG GCACAGCTGCCATGAGAAATACCAAGCGTGGATCCTGGTATATTGAGGCTCTCACCTCTGTGTTTGCTGAGGATTCTCAAAACATGCATGTGGCTGACATGTTGGTGAAG GTGAATAGACTGATCAAGCAGCGAGAAGGCTATGCCCCTGGCACAGAGTTCCACCGATGTAAGGAGATGTCAGAGTACTGTAGCACACTCTGCCAAGACCTTTATCTGTTCCCTGGCTATGTTCCTAGGAACTAA